ACACGTTTGTTAACAGGAAATTAAAACTGCagtctttattttattgagtTTCTCTTCATCTAATAATTGTTTATCAATAGGAAGTTTAAGGTACAAAAAATACTTCACAGTTAAATcattttggtttatttttggttCGCTTTCAATTTAGTTGTACTTATTGTTTTGACATTCACAAATCGaaaatcattttcaaaatCATACCAAAGGCGGCACCTGGCTACATTTTGCATCAATTAAAACAACTTGGAATGCAAAAGGTTTTcaacacattttatttacactttGCTTTTGATTCGATAAAACTTGTTAGATTTTTCTAAACGACGCTTAAGTATttataagaaaaaatatatcataaatatttaattaattgttggCGGTTAGTTGCTTtaaaacgaaacaaatttcCTGCTTCCAATAAACTGGGCCAAAAAACAACGAACGAAGAACCAAATTTCAGCAGTTAGTGGAATCTTTTTATAGACATCTTTGTCAATAATGTTGATCAGTAAGTAATACTGGCAATGGTCGCTTTTATAACCATCTCAAATTGTTGTTCAGTAGTAATTTAATATGATATTTATCAGAATTCAAGCAAAATCTATAGTTTAACACATTCCATTGTTGGGAACGCCACTTTGGTATCACAATTGTACTTATCACAGACTTCGGTTAGAGTTGAGCAGAAGATTTCCACTTGTCAACCACATACGGTCCCAATAACCCGCCCTTCCACCAACCTAAGCCATCGAGTGCCGCCATTCTGGTTGATATATTCTAAATTTTCAACTAAGCTGTCTGTAGCTCTAGGTTCCAAGTCAAACCAGACTTGGTTGTTCGCTAACAAGTGTGAGATTAGAATTAAAAGTTGTTTCTTACGTTTCTCTAAATCTTTTGGTGCTTTAGCTGATGCTGGTAGTGATGCGCCCGCCAGTGGTAAGGATGATGGGGCAACTGCCCTGCTCTCTGGTGACTTGCTTCGAACTCCGGTGCGTAGGTCGACGTCCATAAAAACTGGAGATCGACTGCGGGAACGCAGAGAAGAGGTCTTTCCTCGCGACGAGGATGACTTGTGCGACGTGCTGCGCTTGGATTTGGAGGGCGAGCTACTTGGTGAGCTGCTCTTGCGTTTCGCGGATCCCAAAGGAGATCCATTGCGAACATAGCGATCCGAATCCTTAGACGTGATCTTACCGGACCGCTTAACTGTTGGCTGGTTGGAGCTGCTTGCAGTGACACCCTTGTGCCGAACATCAGAGCTCGACGAAGATGAGGAAGTCGTGGAGCTCTTTGACTCACTTCGCTTGCGGCTCGACGAACTGCTGTGGCTAGAGCTTCCACTCTTTCCAGAccgactgctgctgttgcgcaCAGGCGATTTGCTGCGCGACCGACTAGACTTCTGTGAGGAGCTAGATTTGGCCTCCAGCCGAGGATCGTTTCGTGCCGGCGCAGCTGGATGTGAGGATGCCGCATGCATCTGGCGGGCTAGTCTCGGATCTCGTTGGCGCACCGAGTTCAACAGTGCCGGATTGACAGGATGGACTTTTGGTTTATTCGCAAAAAGCTGTAATTCCATAGTTGAATTAGATTTTTTATAGCTTCCACCAtcatatttcacaatttacCTGCGGAGCCACTGGCATGTTATGCATTACGGGACCAACATTGCCCATTACTCCTGGAGCTCGTTGATTATGCACTGCTATACCGGGATCCGTGATTGGCGGACAAATTGCTGCTGGAGTGGGAGCAGGCATAATAATCGGTGCTCCAACCATCGCGTCCGTGGTTTGGGTCAGCTGACGCTCCTGCTCCTCTAAATGCTTTTTGGTttgctccagctccagttccagtttgcGCTTCTTGAGCTCCAGCAACTCACGAGTTTTTGCTTGCAAAATCTCCTCCATGTCGCTGGTGATTGTGGGGTTACCAGGCATCCCAGGAACCAAACCCTTTTTACAATTGAATGGATACATTGGTCTAACTAAAGGGATTAATAGTTATTTGGGGCACTTACCGGTTTTAAGAAATCCGGATTAACATGAATGGCCGGATTGACGTGAATTTTGTTAGTTGGCTGTTTGGCAGTAATGGGCCAGTTGTTATCTAGGCGCTTCACCTTAACGTCCAGCGCGTACATCTTGGATGGCGGGAACACCTCGTTCCAGGTCTGACGCAGGGCATACATGCGTTCCCGCACCTTTTCCAAAACCTGCGACTGTGAGTGCTGGACCTGCAGGATTGAAATAACATTAATGAACCATTGGATTGACATTAAGAAAATGATTTCGCTTACCGATTCGAAGGCGTGGAGGAATATGTTGACTATGCACTGTCCAAACAATTGGACGTAGCTGCTTTTCACATTCTTTACTATCGAATCAATTAAATATAGTATGGGCAATTTAAATTCGGGCGCCACCTGTTAGAAGTTTAGTAAAATAGGTAAGAAATAAAGAAGAATAAGTGTCTACGGAACGTCGCTAGCGGAGATTCAAACGGATAGGTTGGAAGAAAACTAATGAGACAGGCCGATGGACAACACAAGAGCAGGGTCAGCGATCGTCCACCGAAGTCATCATCCTCATCTGCTGGTGGTGGGTGCCTTCATGCCAAGGCGGTCGAACTCAAACAATATCCTAGCCTACAGAGAAATATTTTCCTAAGCATTGGGTGTTGAATGAGGAAACGCGGTGTCTAAGGATCTCCAAACATTAAGGGTTACAGTGTTGGCGTATGATGTTAGCGGTCTGTTCCCTTAGCCGAGTGAATATGAATGAAAATCGCAGTGACAATGTGGCAGAAACAAAGGCTTTTACTACTCTTACGTATTATGgacatttgtttttgtttggctgcagttttttttacttttacgaaaacttgcacttttctttttgtaatacaaaaattgctgcacatcaattttttttatattgattGTAAGCAGTCAAAgtttttgtataaaataaaagacaaCTTGGTGACAATTGTTTAAGcattttctctttttatttatttttcaatatttttttaaaggttGTTTGTTATTCCTTAGCTTTAAACTCTGGGATCCAAAGtagaaagaaataagaaacGAGGAGCAGGTTGGTTAAACTTCTTACCTTTGTAGATGATTAAAATCAGTCACGGTTTATAACCCAAATTATGAGATATATACTAAGATTATTAGGAACCTATCTACCATTTGTGCCCAAGAGTTTGCAGAAAAACCCAACTGAAAGAACCGAGTCTTAGAAACGCATATGTGTGGCCTTCGTTGGGTTTCTCTGCAATCAAAGGGCAACCGCAATCAATAAACTGCACATTCTATCACAATTTCGATATGGAGAATCACTTTTAGTGTCGACCGTCTATTAGCTGTGTGTAAGCTGGagtgtctttgtttttaagtaaatacgcttttgttttgttaacCTGGCTGATGTAATATTCCACCACTTTAACTATGATGTGGGCGTAGTTGATGTTCTCCTCGGCAAGCATCGTGAGCATATTGATCAATGgcttgctgttgcagttgagGTCCTGGAGACTTGACAGATACTCCTCGCCGATCCTTCGCTCATCGTCGCGGTAATTCTGAAATAGCTGCTCCATTGTGGACTCTGTATTCCAGATCTTGATCCGGATATTGATCAAGTTATTTGGTTTGAAGTAGTCGCAGTTGCTATGTTTCGACTGCAAGGGAAAATATAACAAAGTAATTAAATGACATGAAAAGCAAAGGTAATTTGTGTGAAAAAGTTTGCACTATTAATGGGATTTTGTCGGGATATTTTGGATGAATAATGTATTAAGGTTGCGATGTTTGTTAGCGATATCTTCATCTCTGcccattttatttgtaataaaCCGTGATGCACTGAAATCTTAGGCTGCACTATGTGGATAGATAATCCTGTATACAGCGTATCTATGTATGTAATTCGTACCAGACGTAAACAATCACGCGCGTCCACAAACACAAGGTAATCtcttacatatatacacacacacacgtacggAATGACGACGAAAATTCAATATGGCGGCCATGAGCATATTTTCGCATGTGTGGCCTGCCCGAATAAATTAACCA
The sequence above is drawn from the Drosophila melanogaster chromosome 2R genome and encodes:
- the Pcf11 gene encoding Pcf11 cleavage and polyadenylation factor subunit, isoform B, which produces MEQLFQNYRDDERRIGEEYLSSLQDLNCNSKPLINMLTMLAEENINYAHIIVKVVEYYISQVAPEFKLPILYLIDSIVKNVKSSYVQLFGQCIVNIFLHAFESVQHSQSQVLEKVRERMYALRQTWNEVFPPSKMYALDVKVKRLDNNWPITAKQPTNKIHVNPAIHVNPDFLKPGLVPGMPGNPTITSDMEEILQAKTRELLELKKRKLELELEQTKKHLEEQERQLTQTTDAMVGAPIIMPAPTPAAICPPITDPGIAVHNQRAPGVMGNVGPVMHNMPVAPQLFANKPKVHPVNPALLNSVRQRDPRLARQMHAASSHPAAPARNDPRLEAKSSSSQKSSRSRSKSPVRNSSSRSGKSGSSSHSSSSSRKRSESKSSTTSSSSSSSDVRHKGVTASSSNQPTVKRSGKITSKDSDRYVRNGSPLGSAKRKSSSPSSSPSKSKRSTSHKSSSSRGKTSSLRSRSRSPVFMDVDLRTGVRSKSPESRAVAPSSLPLAGASLPASAKAPKDLEKRKKQLLILISHLLANNQVWFDLEPRATDSLVENLEYINQNGGTRWLRLVEGRVIGTVCG
- the Pcf11 gene encoding Pcf11 cleavage and polyadenylation factor subunit, isoform C, giving the protein MEQLFQNYRDDERRIGEEYLSSLQDLNCNSKPLINMLTMLAEENINYAHIIVKVVEYYISQVNKTKAYLLKNKDTPAYTQLIDGRH